The Numida meleagris isolate 19003 breed g44 Domestic line unplaced genomic scaffold, NumMel1.0 unplaced_Scaffold119, whole genome shotgun sequence region CGGAAGTCAGCAGGGTATAAGTGAACAGTGACCAAGTGATCCTTCCTGACTTTGCTGCTCTTGAACTTCTCCAGACAGCCTTCTACCAAACACTtgtactaaaagaaaaaagaaaaagacatccCCTGGGAAGGGCGAACTGCCGGTCTGCACGGCAGCAGGGGCCAGGCCATGCCCTCACCATATTCTGCTTCTCAGCCATGATCTGGAAGAGTGAGTCGTGCCACTCAGAGATGTGGATGTCCAGGAGGTGCCCTGAGGGGAACGATCGCCTGCAAAAGGAGCAGACATTCCTGTGCAGTGCATTGTAGTGGTGCTCGTAGCCCTCCAGCGTCTCGAACACCTGACAGCAGCCAGAGATGTGGCAGCAGAACTCAGACACCCTGTGAGGGAAGAACAGCACATTACAGCATCCTCAGTTTGTGATTATACGTTCAAGCATCAGaaaaaggctctgccccagagggtggtgggcacaGGGTTatggccccgagctgccggagCTCAGGGAGTGTCTGGAGACAGCTCACAGACGTGAGGTTTGGGTCCCCGTGAGTGTCCAGGGGCAGCCCacatgcagcccagcagctctggggaccGGGCAGGGGCTCCGCGGGGCAGAGCTCTCCTTCTGCGCGGCTCACCTTGGCCTTTTCGCTTCCTCGGCGCGGCCCGTGAGGGCCTCCCGCAGGTACAGGTGCCTTTGCACGTCGCCATCCTGCAACAGGGGGACATGGCAGCCGTGGGGCACCGCTGACGCCGCGCCGGccgcctcgcctcgcctcgcctcgcgtcgcctcgcctcgcctcgcctcaCCTCACCTCGAGCAGCGGGTGCTGCGGGCCCAGGCGCAGGCGGCGCGGGGCGAAAGCGAAGGGCGGCCGCGGCAGGGCCGAGGCGGGCGGCGGGACAGGGGGCAGCGGCAGGCGCTCCCGCAAGCGGCGGCGTAGGGCGGGCAGCACCATGGGCCGGGCAGGGGCCGCGCAGGCGCCCGCAGCACTTCCGTGCAGCAGCGACAGAAGCTTCCGGGCGGGTAGGAGGGACGGGAGCGGGCCGGGGTCGGCGTGGAGCCTCGAGAGGGCGAGTGGGGAGCACCGTGCACGGTCTGCCGCCTCCGGGTCTGCTTTGGGCCCCCAGCGTGGCTTGCAGGGTTCAGGACTCCGGTGTTGTCGTTGTAATGCTGTGGTTCTGCTATTTTGGGGTTTTGTACAGCAGGCCGCGGTGGGCACTCGGTGGGAGCCCTTTAGTTCCTGGTTTCCAGCCTGCACCTCTCGCTGCTGGGAGTGTGGGGCGCATTGCTGTCCACTCGTAACTGCAGTGGGGATCCCTGCATCTGCGCGAGCAGCTTCTGGGTGACTTTGGTGTGTCACCCCATGGGTCAGCGTTCCCCATGGAGACCTCTCTGCTAACATGGTGTCTGAAAGGCAAGGCCCTGCTGTTCTCCATGCTTAGACTGAGTCTGTAACAGGGCTGAAGCAGGCCGGACAAGGGGCTTTTCTTGCAGCTCCCCTTACACAAGTTTCTTTGTTCCCACCCAATTTCTCAGTACACGCTGTGGGCTTATAATGCGGTTGGGAATCTTTACGCTCATGTTTAAACCGAAACAGTAACTTAACTCATTGCCTTTCTTCCTGTGTCCTATGCAGCAGTAGGTTGGTTTTCACTCCGATGGGATCATGAGTGAGTTCCGCATCCACCACGATGTCAatgagctgctcagcctgctgcgTGTGCATGGTGGTGAGGGGGCTGAGGTGTACATCGACCTGCTGCAGAAGAACCGCACGCCCTATGTCACCACCTCTGTGTCTGCACACAGTGCTAAGGTGGGCCAGAGTGGTGGCATTACAGTGAGGTCTGCTCAGGGCCTCACTGGCAGTTGTTGAGCTGCTCTTGCCAGAGCTGGTACAAGTGCTGTACCTGTGACGTTTGTTTGATCTGGGGGAAACACTGAAAGGAGCTTATTTTGTGCCTGGCATGGttgtttcaatttttaattagaGGAGTTATCCACATGAAAAATAGTAGCTGTGTGAAATGTGATTATAttcaccctcagtaagtttgcagatgacgccaagttggaaggaagtgctgatctgcctgagggtaggaaggcccttcggagagatctggacaggctggatcgcaGGGCTGAGGCCTATTGTATGAGCTTTAACTAGACCAAGTACTGGCTTCtgggcagagtggctggcaaACTAGGTGGAGGTAAATGATCTGGGGATGCTAGTTGACcttcagctgaacatgagccagcagtgtgcctaggtgacctagaaggccaatggcatcctgacttgtatcagaaacagtatAGTCAGAAGGATcagggaggtaattgtccctctgtaattgacactggtgaggctgcacctcaatgctgtgttcagttttggacctctcactacaagaaagacactgaagccCTGGAGTGTATCCGGCAaagggcagcggagctgtgaggggtctggagcacaagttctatgcagagcagctgagggaattgagattgtttagtctggagcagaggagacTCAGGGAAGATCTTATTGCtttacaactccctgaaaggaggttctGGGGAGGTGAGTGTTGCCTTCTGCTTCCAGGTAgtagcaataggatgagaggtaatggttttaagttgtgccaggggaggttcatttggacattaagaaaaacaacttctcaGAAGGGGTGGTGAGTTattggaacagtctgcccagggagatggtggagtcactatccctgaaggtgttcaagaaacttggaggtgtggcactgagggacgtggtttagtgggcattAATAGTGacgatgggttgatggttggactagatgatcttagaggtcttttccaacctttatgattctttgaacaatatctgacttttttttttctctgaatatcaCCTAAGATGTCAGGGATTTAAAGCCTGATACCCTCATTGACCAGGCATATTTCTCTGGCCATAATACTGCTTTTCATTGCTGCCTTCCAAATCAGTCCATCTTAATTATCAGTATGAGACCAGTGCCGCAGTGTTCAGTCCAAAACCTACTCCCTGAAGTGCTTTActggcagcagcaccctgcaccTTGTCTCCCTCTTTGCACAATACTCCACTCTGGAATATTGGGATGGTAATGTACCTTAAACATTGAATATCAGTGTGATCTTTTACAGGTAAAAATAGCAGAGTTTTCTAGAACtcctgaagattttttaaagaaatatgatGAGCTGAAGTCTAAGAATACAAGACATCTAGATTCTTTGGTGTACCTGCTGTCAAAGCTCACAGAAGACAAAGAGGTTTGTTTCTGAGTTAGAACTGAGCGTGTTATAACTACCTGGGAGTAGCAACAATGCAATGATTTTAAATGTGCTCACTATCTGATGATAATGTTAGTTGGAATGCACTGAAGACAACAGAAGACATCCAGTTCTAGCATTTACTTAATTTTGTAAGCACTGTTGAGAATTGCACTTTATAATTAGTCTTGATTTAGACCACTGTAAGATGTGATACTCGGACAGAAAGACCTGTGGTCTGAGCAGCACACCTATCTTATGGTGAGATGTGTTTTGCTGTAGTGTGTGGTGACCAGTGTTCacaaaatctcttctgttttatgtaTGTGCAGACGCTCCAGTATTTGCAACAAAATGCTAAAGAAAGGGCGGAACTCACAGCAAACATGGCAGCTGGTGGCAGCACAAATTTCTCAATTCCCTCATCTACTTCGAAGATATCTGTGCAGGAGCTTGAGGAGTTGCGCAAGCAGCTTGGCACTGTCACAGCCAACTCTAACGCACAGCAGGTACTGCCTCT contains the following coding sequences:
- the ZNF511 gene encoding zinc finger protein 511 — protein: MVLPALRRRLRERLPLPPVPPPASALPRPPFAFAPRRLRLGPQHPLLEDGDVQRHLYLREALTGRAEEAKRPRVSEFCCHISGCCQVFETLEGYEHHYNALHRNVCSFCRRSFPSGHLLDIHISEWHDSLFQIMAEKQNMYKCLVEGCLEKFKSSKVRKDHLVTVHLYPADFRFDRPKKTKSCAKHVNCPTNHDASVLMDVSVETSEQHQVDHMEVVPSESMEVAQPAASPSVPEKRLYKSRIPSTVCFGQGAARGFKGPRKKV